One Spinacia oleracea cultivar Varoflay chromosome 4, BTI_SOV_V1, whole genome shotgun sequence DNA segment encodes these proteins:
- the LOC110799265 gene encoding phosphatidylinositol 4-kinase alpha 1, with the protein MEALTELCDLIAKNPTQFKEKLAWICGRCPSYESPSSGSPRISRSQLNAVLAVARFLSQCPNLPDNRPQDVVVEFLRSIPSSFRPSFWPQSFGNDSISAFYSDFLRYVVNAAELSDEFADEVAGFLGEIVISAFNNAYINDGSNLDELKICKAFLMSLSESFPRISTLDAEKLINILLEQVPFVVYPSSPREVTIASGTSSFQSSPASLSYFQPHDSPSPMNGTSQLSVSSGGGSRVVVDDAVSTASSRVSEMNGVSSIASNMDGEGPVRRQVANFEEESIESVEKQEILFKLVGHILDNKVKMDHRLVEQVRLVAKRQLQSSSAFLKLRKRDWTENGQTLKSRVNAKLSAYRAAARLKIKCLTSLDCDVKSTKRVLLETLALMIDAAEACLLSVWRKLRLCEDHFSYLLSGVAQTATARGGQLLRVLLIRLKPLVLTACAQADTWGSSQGAMFESVLRTCCEIVEFGWSKDRAPVDTFILGLATSIRGRNDYDEEGTKENAAVPTIQLNVIRLLADLNVYVKKPEVVDMILPLLVESLEEGEASTPGLLRLRLLDAAARLASLGFEKSYRETVVLMTRSYLGKLSNVGSAESKTMAQEATTERVETLPAAFLLIANGLTENKLRCDYRHRLLSLCSDVGLAAESKGGRSGADFLGPLMPAVAEICLDFDPTANIEPSLLKMFRNLWFYVALFGLAPPIQRNQVPSKPVSTGLSGVGSMSTIQLQAVDGPYLWNIQWASAIQRIAQATPPLVVSSVKWLEDEFELNALHNPGSRHGSGNEKAAATQRNALSAALGGRVDAGAMSTISGVKATYLLAVAFLEIIRFSSNGGILNGDSKLTASRSAFSCVFEYLKTPNLAPAVFQCLTATVHQAFETAVSWLEERISDTGDEADIRDSTLSVHASFLIKAMSQREEHVRDISVNLLIQLRDKFPQILWNSSCMDWLLYSVNNDPSSSLVNDPACTAAIRSLFQRVVREWIIISLSYAPCTAQGLLQEKLCKPNPVERAQPTTDVVSLLTEIRIGTGKNNCWTGARTANIPAVMAAAAAASGENFILTEAFSLEVLSTGVTSAAVKSKCAGEIAGMRRLYNSIGGFQSSAQTGFGIGIGLQRLRSSVSSQPSIENDSFNEILLQKFVHLLQQFVNIAEKGGTVEKAAFREACSQATALLLSNLGSDSKTNAEYFSQLLRLLCWCPAYICTPDAMETAVFVWTWLVSAAPQLGCLVLAELVDAWLWTIDTKRGLFASDAKCSGPSAKLRPHLSAGEPEASPEKDPVEQIMAHRLWLGFLIDRFEVVRHNSVEQMLLFGRMFQGTTEFPWRFSRHPVATGTFFTLMLLGLKYCSCQSQGNLQNFRTGLQLLEDRIYRACLGWFAYEPEWYDTRSKIFAQSEAQSVTSFAQYLLNERIDNAPSDPKGQARENGGSLGEGREHHHPVWGYLENYVVGREKRKHLLLMLCQHEADRLEVWAQPTNSKDYTPRPKISSEKWLEYARTAFAVDPQIALSLASRFPANVSLKSEITQLVQAHILELRCIPEALPYFVTPKAVDDNSMLLQQLPHWAACSVTKALDFLTPAYKGHPRVMAYVLRVLESYPPQRVTFFMPQLVQSLRYDEGRLVEGYLLRAAQRSDVFAHILIWHLQGETCEPEGGKEADLQKNSAFLALLPQVRERIVDSFSPKALDIFQREFDFFDKVTSISGKLFPLPKDERRAGIRRELELVEMQGDDLYLPTAPNKLVKGIQVDSGIPLQSAAKVPIMITFNVVDREGDPNDVKPQACIFKVGDDCRQDVLALQVIALLKDIFQAAGLNLYLFPYGVLPTGPERGIIEVVPNTRSRSQMGEINDGGLYEIFQQDYGPVGSLSFEAARENFLISSAGYAVASLLLQPKDRHNGNLLFDNSGRLVHIDFGFILETSPGGNMRFESAHFKLSHEMTQLLDPSGTMKSETWHLFVGLCVKGYLAARRHMDGIISTVAMMADSGLPCFSRGEPIGNLRKRFHPEMSEREAANFMIRVCTDAYNKWTTAGYDLIQYLQQGIEK; encoded by the exons ATGGAAGCTTTGACAGAGCTATGCGACTTGATTGCGAAGAATCCTACCCAGTTCAAGGAGAAACTGGCTTGGATTTGCGGTCGTTGTCCTTCTTACGAGTCGCCGTCGTCTGGATCGCCGAGGATTTCTCGATCTCAGCTCAATGCCGTCCTCGCCGTCGCTAGGTTTCTCTCTCAGTGCCCCAATTTGCCCGATAATCGTCCTCAAGACGTGGTTGTGGAGTTTCTTCGCTCGATTCCGTCGTCGTTTCGGCCGTCTTTTTGGCCTCAGTCATTTGGTAATGATTCTATTTCTGCATTTTACTCTGATTTTCTTCGTTACGTTGTCAATGCCGCGGAATTGTCGGACGAGTTCGCTGATGAGGTTGCCGGTTTCTTAGGAGAGATTGTGATATCTGCTTTTAACAATGCTTATATTAATGATGGGAGTAATTTAGATGAATTGAAGATTTGTAAGGCGTTTTTGATGTCGTTGTCGGAGAGTTTTCCGCGAATTTCGACATTGGATGCTGAGAAGTTGATCAATATTTTGTTAGAACAAGTGCCTTTTGTTGTTTATCCTAGCTCTCCTAGAGAGGTTACTATTGCTTCAGGAACTTCGTCTTTTCAGAGTTCTCCAGCCAGTTTAAGTTATTTTCAGCCTCATGATAGTCCGAGTCCTATGAATGGGACTAGTCAGCTCTCTGTTTCATCTGGTGGCGGTTCCAGGGTTGTGGTTGATGATGCCGTGAGCACGGCTTCGTCTCGTGTGTCGGAGATGAATGGGGTAAGCAGCATTGCCTCAAATATGGATGGTGAGGGTCCTGTTCGAAGACAGGTGGCTAATTTTGAGGAAGAGTCAATAGAGAGCGTAGAGAAGCAGGAGATTTTATTTAAGTTGGTTGGGCATATCTTGGATAATAAAGTTAAGATGGATCATAGGCTTGTGGAGCAAGTGCGGTTAGTGGCAAAGAGGCAGCTTCAGTCATCCTCCGCATTTTTAAAG TTAAGGAAGCGGGATTGGACAGAAAATGGGCAAACATTGAAATCTCGAGTAAATGCCAAATTATCTGCATATCGAGCAGCAGCTAGATTGAAAATTAAATGTCTCACCTCACTTGACTGTGATGTGAAATCGACAAAGAGGGTGTTGCTTGAGACCCTGGCATTGATGATAGATGCCGCAGAAGCTTGTCTACTTTCTGTTTGGAGGAAGCTCAGACTTTGTGAAGATCATTTCAGTTATTTGCTCTCTGGAGTTGCTCAGACAGCAACAGCTCGTGGTGGACAACTGCTTCGAGTTCTGTTGATTCGTCTCAAACCTTTGGTGCTTACGGCTTGTGCACAG GCAGATACCTGGGGCAGTAGTCAGGGAGCCATGTTCGAAAGTGTCCTTAGAACATGCTGTGAGATTGTTGAATTTGGCTGGAGTAAGGACCGAGCTCCTGTTGACACTTTCATCTTGGGACTGGCTACCAGTATCCGTGGAAGAAATGACTATGATGAAGAG GGCACGAAAGAAAATGCAGCTGTCCCAACAATTCAGCTGAATGTTATCCGATTACTTGCTGACTTGAATGTTTATGTTAAAAAGCCGGAAGTGGTAGACATGATATTGCCTTTACTTGTTGAAAGCTTGGAGGAGGGTGAAGCTTCAACTCCCGGCTTATTGCGGCTTCGT CTTCTTGATGCCGCTGCTCGATTAGCCAGCTTAGGCTTTGAGAAGTCTTACCGAGAAACTGTTGTTCTGATGACAAGAAGCTATCTGGGTAAATTATCAAATGTAGGTTCTGCGGAGAGCAAAACAATGGCACAGGAAGCTACGACAGAGCGTGTTGAG ACTCTTCCTGCAGCATTTCTTCTGATTGCCAATGGACTTACGGAAAATAAATTGCGGTGTGACTATCGTCACCGTCTTCTCTCATTATGCTCAGATGTAGGCTTGGCTGCAGAGTCTAAAGGTGGAAG GAGTGGAGCCGACTTTCTGGGACCTCTAATGCCAGCTGTTGCAGAAATATGTTTAGATTTTGACCCAACTGCCAATATCGAGCCTTCTCTTTTAAAAATGTTTCGCAACTTGTGGTTCTATGTTGCTCTGTTCGGATTAGCACCTCCCATTCAAAGAAACCAGGTTCCCTCAAAGCCTGTCTCTACTGGACTGAGTGGTGTTGGAAGCATGAGTACTATACAACTTCAAGCTGTTGATGGACCATACTTGTGGAATATTCAATGGGCATCAGCTATTCAGCGCATTGCACAAGCTACTCCACCGCTT GTTGTAAGTTCTGTCAAGTGGCTCGAAGATGAGTTTGAACTTAATGCTCTTCACAATCCTGGTAGCCGTCATGGAAGTGGTAATGAAAAGGCTgctgcaacccaaagaaatgctCTCTCTGCTGCATTGGGGGGACGAGTTGATGCTGGAGCAATGAGTACAATCTCAG GTGTGAAAGCTACATATTTGCTTGCTGTAGCATTTTTGGAGATTATACGTTTCAGCAGCAATGGAGGCATTCTTAATGGTGATTCTAAGTTAACAGCCTCTAGAAGCGCCTTCAGTTGTGtgtttgaatatttgaaaacaCCAAATCTTGCACCTGCTGTTTTTCAGTGTTTGACTGCTACGGTCCATCAGGCATTTGAAACAGCTGTATCATGGCTG GAGGAACGGATATCTGATACGGGTGATGAAGCTGATATTAGAGACTCAACTCTCTCAGTGCATGCTTCCTTTCTGATTAAAGCCATGTCTCAGAGGGAAGAGCATGTTAGGGATATATCTGTTAACCTGCTGATTCAACTTAGAGATAAGTTTCCACAG ATCCTTTGGAACTCGTCATGTATGGACTGGCTACTCTATTCTGTCAATAATGACCCATCTTCTTCACTTGTCAATGATCCTGCCTGCACTGCTGCTATTCGATCATTGTTTCAAAGGGTAGTTAGAGAATGGATTATAATATCACTTTCCTATGCTCCATGTACTGCCCAGGGTCTTCTTCAG GAAAAGCTTTGCAAACCAAACCCAGTAGAGAGAGCACAGCCTACTACAGATGTGGTTTCTTTATTGACCGAGATACGCATAGGAACTGGTAAAAACAATTGTTGGACTGGAGCAAGAACTGCAAATATACCTGCAGTCATGGCTGCTGCAGCTGCTGCTTCTGGGGAAAATTTTATCTTGACAGAAGCCTTTAGCCTGGAAGTGCTTAGTACTGGTGTAACTAGTGCTGCTGTGAAGTCTAAATGTGCTGGAGAAATTGCTGGAATGAGAAGGCTGTATAATAGCATTGGTGGATTTCAATCTAGTGCACAAACAGGGTTTGGTATAGGTATTGGACTTCAAAGGTTGCGATCCAGTGTTTCTTCTCAACCATCAATTGAGAATGATTCATTCAATGAAATCCTTCTCCAAAAATTCGTGCATCTTCTTCAGCAATTTGTCAACATCGCAGAGAAAGGTGGAACAGTGGAGAAGGCAGCATTTCGTGAAGCATGTTCACAAGCAACTGCTTTGCTCCTCTCAAATTTG GGTTCTGATTCAAAAACAAATGCGGAGTACTTTTCGCAACTATTACGACTTCTATGCTGGTGTCCAGCTTACATTTGTACCCCTGATGCTATGGAAACTGCAGTTTTTGTGTGGACATGGTTGGTTTCAGCTGCACCACAGTTAGGCTGTCTAGTCCTGGCGGAGCTTGTGGATGCATGGTTATGGACGATTGACACAAAAAGAGGTCTCTTTGCATCTGATGCCAAGTGTTCTGGTCCGTCTGCTAAATTGCGACCTCACCTTTCTGCGGGGGAGCCAGAAGCTTCACCTGAAAAAGACCCCGTGGAACAAATAATGGCTCATAGACTGTGGCTTGGATTTTTAATTGATCGATTTGAG GTAGTTAGACATAATAGTGTCGAACAGATGCTGCTCTTTGGTAGGATGTTTCAAGGAACCACCGAATTTCCCTGGAGGTTTTCACGGCATCCTGTTGCTACGGGTACATTTTTCACTTTAATGCTTCTTGGGCTAAAGTATTGTTCTTGCCAATCACAAGGTAATTTGCAGAACTTCAGAACAGGCCTTCAGCTGCTGGAAGATCGGATATATAG GGCTTGTTTGGGATGGTTTGCTTATGAGCCAGAATGGTACGACACAAGGAGTAAAATTTTTGCTCAAAGTGAGGCACAATCCGTTACTTCATTTGCTCAGTATCTTTTGAATGAGCGAATCGATAATGCTCCATCAGATCCAAAAGGACAGGCACGTGAAAATGGGGGCTCTTTGGGTGAGGGG AGGGAGCATCATCATCCAGTTTGGGGTTACCTGGAAAATTATGTTGTTGGGAGAGAAAAGCGGAAGCATTTGCTTCTGATGTTGTGCCAGCATGAAGCTGATAGACTTGAAGTTTGGGCGCAACCCACTAATTCAAA GGATTACACACCTCGGCCCAAAATTAGCTCTGAAAAATGGTTAGAGTATGCTCGGACAGCGTTTGCAGTGGATCCCCAAATTGCTTTATCATTAGCGTCACGGTTCCCTGCTAATGTCTCTCTTAAATCTGAGATAACTCAGCTGGTTCAG GCGCATATATTGGAGCTCCGATGTATACCTGAAGCACTTCCATATTTCGTCACCCCAAAGGCAGTCGATGACAATTCAATGTTGCTGCAACAGTTGCCTCATTGGGCtgcttgttcagtaacaaaagCTCTTGACTTCCTTACCCCTGCATATAAGGGTCATCCACGAGTGATGGCGTATGTGCTGAGGGTTTTAGAATCTTATCCTCCTCAACGTGTGACATTTTTCATGCCTCAGCTTGTGCAGTCTCTGCGTTATGATGAGGGG AGATTAGTTGAAGGATACTTGCTCAGAGCTGCTCAACGAAGTGATGTGTTTGCTCACATTCTCATATGGCATTTACAG GGTGAGACATGTGAACCAGAAGGGGGTAAAGAGGCTGACCTTCAGAAG AATAGCGCGTTTCTGGCCCTACTGCCACAAGTGAGGGAGAGAATTGTTGACAGTTTCAGCCCTAAAGCACTTGATATTTTTCAAAGAGAATTTGATTTCTTTGATAAAGTTACATCTATATCTGGTAAACTCTTTCCACTTCCAAAGGATGAGCGTCGTGCTGGTATACGAAG GGAACTAGAGTTAGTTGAGATGCAAGGAGATGACCTCTACCTGCCTACTGCTCCCAACAAGCTTGTGAAGGGCATTCAAGTTGACAGTGGGATCCCTTTGCAGTCGGCAGCAAAGGTACCTATCATGATCACATTTAATGTGGTAGACAGAGAAGGGGATCCAAATGACGTGAAGCCCCAGGCTTGTATTTTCAAG GTTGGAGATGATTGCCGGCAAGATGTTCTTGCTCTACAAGTGATCGCTCTTCTTAAAGACATTTTCCAGGCAGCTGGACTGAATCTTTATCTTTTCCCCTACGGAGTTCTCCCAACTGGTCCTGAAAGAGGAATAATAGAG GTTGTGCCTAATACACGGAGTAGAAGCCAGATGGGTGAAATTAACGATGGTGGCTTGTATGAGATATTTCAGCAAGATTATGGGCCAGTTGGATCTCTCAGTTTCGAAGCTGCTCGGGAGAACTTCCTTATTAGCAGTGCTGGTTATGCTGTGGCCAGTCTTCTACTTCAACCAAAAGACAGGCATAATGGGAACTTACTTTTTGACAA TTCAGGAAgactcgttcacatagatttcGGTTTCATCCTGGAAACGTCTCCTGGTGGGAACATGCGATTCGAGAGTGCTCATTTCAAACTGAGTCATGAGATGACTCAGCTGCTTGATCCTTCAGGGACTATGAAAAGTGAAACTTGGCATCTTTTTGTGGG ATTGTGTGTTAAGGGCTACCTTGCAGCTCGTCGTCATATGGATGGGATCATAAGCACCGTGGCAATGATGGCAGACAGTGGATTACCTTGCTTTAGTAGGGGTGAGCCAATTGGTAATCTTCGGAAGAGATTTCATCCTGAGATGAGTGAACGCGAAGCAGCCAATTTCATGATCCGTGTATGTACAGATGCCTATAACAAGTGGACGACTGCAGGCTATGATCTGATACAATATTTGCAGCAGGGTATAGAAAAGTAG